In the Camelina sativa cultivar DH55 unplaced genomic scaffold, Cs unpScaffold00765, whole genome shotgun sequence genome, one interval contains:
- the LOC104773917 gene encoding glycerophosphodiester phosphodiesterase GDPD1, chloroplastic translates to MSLKAIHVSEVPSLDNFPENPSLLCSSRKANNNNKFLVVGHRGHGMNMSQSPDLRFSALKENSILSFNAASKLPLDFIEFDVQVTRDGCPVIFHDDFIFSEEQGVVYEKRVTEVSLSEFMSYGPQREPEKTGKPLLRKSKEGKILKWTVHGDDSLCTLQEAFEKVVKPNLGFNIELKLDDNLFYSSDHLSRLLLPILQVVSDFAKDRPIIFSSFHPDAALLVRKLQTTYPVFFLTNGGTEMYYDARRNSLEEAIKVCLEGGLQGIVSEVKGVFRNPAAVYKIKESKLSLMTYGKLNNVAEAVYMQHLMGIEGVIVDHVEEITEAMSEMMQPSSRDVDDTKPKPNFSERELSFLLKLIPELIQH, encoded by the exons atgtctcTAAAAGCCATTCATGTGTCGGAAGTGCCGAGCCTCGACAACTTCCCTGAGAACCCGTCTCTTCTCTGCTCCTCTCGCAAAGCgaataacaacaacaagtttCTGGTGGTGGGACATAGAGGGCACGGCATGAACATGTCGCAGTCGCCTGATCTAAGGTTCTCTGCTCTTAAGGAGAACTCCATCCTCTCCTTCAATGCCGCTTCTAAACTCCCTCTCGACTTTATCGAATTCGATGTTcag GTCACCAGAGATGGCTGCCCAGTCATTTTCCACGACGACTTCATCTTCTCCGAGGAACAGGGAGTGGTGTACGAGAAGAGGGTCACGGAGGTTTCCTTGTCGGAGTTCATGTCCTACGGGCCACAGAGGGAACCAGAGAAGACAGGAAAGCCATTGCTGAGAAAGTCTAAGGAAGGGAAGATCCTCAAGTGGACCGTCCACGGAGACGACTCTCTCTGTACTCTCCAGGAGGCTTTTGAGAAAGTTGTGAAGCCCAATCTTGGTTTCAACATCGAGCTCAAGCTTGACGACAACCTCTTCTATTCCTCCGATCATCTCTCCCGTCTTCTCCTCCCAATCTTGCAGGTGGTGTCTGATTTTGCAAAGGACAGACCCATCATCTTCTCCAGCTTCCATCCTGATGCCGCCCTTCTTGTCAGGAAGTTGCAGACCACCTACCCC gtATTCTTCTTGACAAACGGTGGAACTGAGATGTACTACGACGCCAGAAGGAATTCGCTGGAGGAAGCAATCAAAGTATGTTTAGAAGGAGGCCTTCAAGGTATTGTCTCGGAGGTCAAGGGAGTTTTCCGCAACCCCGCCGCCGTCTACAAGATCAAAGAATCCAAGCTCTCTCTCATGACCTACGGAAAGCTCAACAATGTGGCTGAGGCTGTGTACATGCAGCATTTGATGGGTATAGAGGGAGTGATAGTAGACCACGTGGAGGAGATAACAGAGGCCATGAGTGAGATGATGCAGCCATCCAGCAGAGATGTTGATGATACTAAGCCAAAGCCTAACTTCTCTGAGAGAGAGCTCTCCTTTCTTCTCAAGCTCATTCCTGAGTTGATACAGCACTAA
- the LOC104773918 gene encoding acyltransferase-like protein At3g26840, chloroplastic — translation MVKNLTMQILADTFRRETLVWKLKLLDAASMFANAHLHLVQAQTLILSSGNDQILPSKFEGKRLRKKLPKCEVRSFKDNGHCLFLEDGIDLVSIIKATSFYRRGSRQDYISDYIPPTISEFNKCYGVNRLLEVIMGPVFLSTTEDGKLVRGLGGIPSEGPVLLVGNHMLLASDKISLPGQFVHEKNINLRPLVHPMMFTRLRDGLLPDVSVYDTLRMMGAVPISGTHLHNLLSARSHILLFPGGIREALHRKGEEYKLMWPEKAEFVRAAAKFGAKIVPFCGVGEDDFLKVVVDYNDQVKVPMVKEVLKRVSAEGPEVRGSVEGEEGNQDFHMPGVIPKWPGRYYYYFGKEIETGAEELRDRDKAKEVYAEVKKEVERCIKFVKQRREEDPYRPLLPRLQYHLQHGLLSQVPTFPF, via the exons ATGGTTAAGAATCTGACTATGCAGATTCTAGCTGATACATTTCGGAGAGAAACACTTGTGTGGAAGCTCAAGTTGCTTGATGCCGCTTCCATGTTTGCCAATGCACATCTTCATCTAGTACAAGCTCAGACTCTAATTCTCTCCAG CGGAAATGACCAAATACTTCCCAGTAAATTCGAAGGTAAACGACTTCGAAAGAAACTGCCTAAATGTGAAGTCCGCTCATTCAAAGACAACGGCCATTGCCTTTTTCTG GAGGACGGCATTGATCTGGTCAGTATCATAAAGGCCACTTCTTTTTACCGGCGTGGGTCTCGTCAGGATTACATCTCCGACTACATCCCACCAACCATCTCAGAATTTAACAAATGTTATGGGGTGAACAG gCTCCTTGAGGTGATCATGGGCCCTGTATTTCTGTCGACTACAGAAGATGGGAAATTGGTGAGGGGGCTTGGGGGAATACCATCGGAAGGACCTGTACTGTTGGTAGGCAATCACATGCTACTGGCGAGTGACAAAATTTCACTCCCAGGTCAATTTGTTCATGAGAAGAACATCAATTTGCGGCCTCTCGTGCATCCCATGATGTTTACGAGACTGAGAGATGGATTATTACCTGATGTGTCTGTTTATGATACACTCAGGATGATGGGGGCAGTCCCCATCTCGGGCACTCACCTCCATAATCTCTTGTCTGCTAGATCCCATATTCTGTTGTTTCCAGGAGGAATCCGCGAAGCTCTACATCGTAAG GGAGAAGAATACAAGTTGATGTGGCCAGAGAAAGCAGAGTTTGTGAGAGCAGCAGCCAAATTTGGAGCCAAAATAGTACCCTTTTGTGGAGTTGGGgaagatgattttttaaaa GTGGTTGTAGATTACAATGACCAGGTAAAGGTTCCGATGGTGAAAGAAGTGCTAAAAAGAGTGTCAGCGGAAGGCCCGGAGGTGAG GGGAAGCGTGGAAGGAGAAGAGGGGAACCAAGACTTCCACATGCCAGGAGTGATACCAAAGTGGCCAGGGAGATACTATTACTACTTTGGGAAGGAGATAGAGACGGGAGCTGAAGAGTTGAGAGACAGAGACAAGGCAAAGGAGGTGTACGCAGAGGTGAAAAAAGAGGTTGAGAGATGCATAAAGTTTGTGAAGCAGAGAAGGGAGGAGGATCCTTACAGACCTCTCTTACCCCGTCTCCAATATCACCTGCAGCACGGCCTCCTCTCACAAGTCCCCACTTTCCCCTTTTGA